The Equus caballus isolate H_3958 breed thoroughbred chromosome 4, TB-T2T, whole genome shotgun sequence genome includes the window CGTTTTTTTACAaaacattgattttaaaatttcccactttttatttgtttttatagaaCAGACGGCTTTTTCTGTAGGCACCAGCACAAAGTTTAAGCCTGATTAGTATCCATGGCAACTAGCCTCAGCAACACAGCTTTAGCAAACCAATCAATGAATGCCACTTTTTAAACTCAGCCAATCAGAAGCCCTTCTAATAAAGGTGCCCCAGAGTGCCAAACAATCAACAAAAATCTCACCCAAGTTATCGTGCCTCCACAGATGATGTCAACCCTCTTAAGACTCTGAAGGTCTTCCAGTTCCTGTATAGAAACTTCCCACAAATCCCACATAAACCCAGTACTCAGCTCTGCTCAGTGAGACTGTGCCTGCTTAGCATTGCTCTTCCTTACTATAATAAGCAATAAATTTAGCTTTatcaatttatttcaaatatcaaGTGGTGGTTCCATCATCCTTTGACAATACCTAAAGAGAGTATAACGAGTTATTAGTAGCCACATGAAGTAAAGGCTACGAGGGACCAACCTTCTCTGCTCATACCAATTAGAGTTCAGAGGGTAGAAGGATGTGTGCCTGCAACCTGGGTGGTGGCAATTTTTCCCAGAGGCATGTCAGACCAGAGGGACACCAACAGTATATCATAATAATCAACTCCCCTATGAATCCTGCTAGTCCCCACTTCAAAGTGAGAACTATTGGAGGAAGCAATAGATCTAAGAGGTCTCTGCAAGGAAACAGCTCTGGTGATGTGAGAGATGGCTGCCTCCACCACCTTCTTATCTCTCAGAATCCACTTGAATGAATCACCATCAACATAAGGTTGGGTATGGCGGGGAGTGGGAAGTATTCTCTGTTGGCTCACCATatcacttgttttgtttttgtttttctcactgcTGTTCCATTAATTTCTTGGTGGACTATCAGCAGCCACAGGATGTCTTGAATAGTATCTCTAAGGTGAGGACTTCTAGTTTCCCCAACTTTATTTAAGTTCAGTTCCCTGGACTCTTGTCTATTGAATGTTCTAGAGATATAACAATTACTGCCTGCTCCATGCATCAGTGTAGATTGGCTTCCCTACATCAATCAGTCtctttgaattttatcatttgGCCTCTACTCTTGATAGTATAAAGTCCTGGCAGTAATCACTCTAGGGTCAAGAACAATACCTCATAGCAGTTATTTCCTTCAAGTATATTCCTCCACATTTTTCCCAACTCCAAAGTCTCTTCAGGATGAACATAGAGTCAAATACTTACGGTTTTTATACTCATTCCAGATCCAGGTTGGGATAAAGCAGGTATCATTAGTTGCTAAGTGTTCCATAGCTACGGCTATGGTTCCTACATGGCTGTTGAGTGCCGCAGGCTTGGACAGTTTTATCATCATCAGGTCATTTTCCAGAGTTTCTTTGTTGAATTCAGGGTAGATCACAGTCAATGAGTAATTCCGTATCTgctctttcttatttttgatgCTGGGTTGATAAACTCCCAGTCGGATTTTAACACTTCGGAAGAAAGAGGGCAGGAAGATGGAAAAGAGCAGGGTCACAGAATGTAAGAACTGCGACAAACATCAGAAATGACCTTCCCCAATCATCTTAATTTTATCTCTTAGACCGGAGAACTGAAGTGACCTGCCTTGGTCTgtaaaatagtaataacaatagtTTACAGGATTATTGTATTAGAGTCAATGTATGTATAGAACCTGACATCACGGTATGTACCACCTAGAACACTCTCAGCACAGTCtagttattatattattattgtttactGTTAAGATTTGGATAATCCAAATGAGTAGGTAATAGAGATGGCACCACAATCCATTATTCTAGAGCTCTTTGCCTATACTACACAGCCTCAAGCAACTCTAGAACAAGCATATTGGACCCTTTGTTTCCGGCTATTCTTAGGCCCGTCCCAGCTGCTCTCAGGCCAAGTAAGATAGACTCTTAATATCATCAGGTAAGACGGACTCTACATAGTCTATCAGGATTCCCACTTACCACTTTCTCTTATATTTCCTGGACAAATTCAAACCCACCTATTTCCATTGCCAGGAGTCCAGTCATACAACAGATACAAGAACCATTCCCTACCAAAAACAGTTCATGCATTAGATctagtggagaaaaaaaaaatcagattttccAACTTCAACTCTTGGAAGGAATGAactgtctttatttcctttatatttctgataAGGCGCAGAGCAAGGGTTCACTCTGTGTTCAAGTAAACTGTTTTTGAAAAACTAGGTGGCTGAGAGCTCTGAGTTTGAAATAACCCTTGTATACTGCTGAAACTCTGAATAGGTCCCAGTCACAAGACACATCTCTCACCCAATCACAATAGAGACACTGAAATTTACAAAGGATAGCATTATTTTGTGCAGTGCCCCTTGCCCTTCTCCTGTTTCCTGCATCACATCATATGGCTTCTGCCTAACTCTTCAACCTCATCCTGCGAACATCCCTCCTACTCTATACACTCAGTCAACACTGACCTCTGTTTGCCAAATACTTGAATATCTTTACAACTTCATGGACTTTATGTACactcttccctctgtctggaatattCTCCAGGCTTTATTCACTTGGCTGCCTCATCTTCTTCCTATTGGTCTCATCTCTTCAAAGAGGCTTGGCATGACCACCCTAACTAAGGTAGATCTCTTGTTTGATTCCGGTGTATTACAGCTTGCCactctttttgtattttatctttggCCACTTATTTGTTTTGGCTTACTTCTtctaccagaatgtaagctccatgagggaaaACTTATTTCCATCTCATTCCCTCGCTGTTTTCTCAGTGCATTAAGCAGTCCCTGGCAgatagtaaatgttcaataaatatgttgaatgaatgaatattatttaCTCTCCATGAGAAAGAGTCTTCTGACACCTTCCTATTGATCTCCTCTTAAACCACCaaaatgtgtattattttccccattggGAAGAAGAGCCTCTCTCTTCCTGGACCTTCTGATTCCCTTAGGATATCATTAAAACTTGCTGAGATGCCTCATAAGACTTACTTTCATTTAAATAGATTTCTTCCAGCTCCCAAGAGCAAAGGGATACTTACGGTAAGGGGCAGTGAGCAGCTGTCAATACCCACTCAGGGTGAATGAGAGACCCCACACAGGGTTCTGGGCTGGATTGCAGATAGACCATGTAAGGAACAGGAAAATCTTCTTGTAAGTCCagcttttcatttttagaatcGTTGGCCAGAACAACTGTCATAGGTGGAAAGAGACAAAAAGTTTGAGAGGCGAGAGTTGGCTAAGGCAGTTTTTCCCAACCTAAGGTTTTCAAAGATATTATCAAGGTCTTcaccttattttaaatatttttttttaaatcagagggAATTATGCATGTCACCCAAGCTATACACATTAAGAAAACCAACATGTCTCTTTGCTTGAGATAGAATTATATTAAAGATCTGTTAAACTAGCACATGGGCTTGTCTGAGGCTGATCAGAAACTGGCAGCACTGTGTAttacaaaagtgaaaaaagtgaattattactttagaaacattatttttaattaacttttgcCAATTAAGCATGGAAGTAAAAAATTGCATACTGCCTGACTTTGGTGATCAAAGCTCTGGGGAGGACCATGAGGCTTCCAGAGCCCTGACCCAGCCCACCTTCCTTTCCTGTGCCCACTCCTCTAAAGCCCATCTGCCCAGGGAAAAGGAAGTGTGGCTGTCCAGGAAAAGTGGCAGTCTAGGAAGTCACACACCCAAGACTCTTGGGAGAAAGTAAGCCACATGTGGTGACATAACCTAACATGTTCACAGGTCTCAGAGAGGCTTAGAGAGCATGCTGACGGGATGAGCTGCACACGGAGAGtgtttccttccatttccttcaaCAGTTAATTGAAGCAAATGTTCACCACTTCCTATCTCTTCAGTTGTGGCTAgctgcttctccttcctccccttccctacACAATCCCATCTCCTTCTAGGCCACTGCAAGGCCTCAGACTCACCAGCTGCACTCATGAAAGCAAAGATGAGACAGCACTTCATGGCAGGCTGTGATCTCACCAGGAGCAGACAAGTTGGATCAAGTTGTAAACTGTCCCAATTTTCAGTCCAAGTGCCCTTGACAAGAACTGCTGGGGGAGAAACATTAATTGAGGGTCATGAGGAAAAGCAAGGATCTTACAGCAGTTTTCAAACTAGTCCTCATCAAAACCCAGTTGTATAAGGCATGGCTGGGAGCTGTCTCTGGTatgagtgaaagagagaaaggagcagaccAAGTCAAGACCCTGGTGCCTCTTCTCTGCTCCTAAAAATCTCAGGAGTGATGATGTATCTGCTgacatttttcctcccctctttgTGACATAGCCTTTCTTTGTTGTCCCCTCTTCCCTTTGTGACTGTGGCTCCTCTCTCTCTGGCCTCACTTGCCATCTCCCTTCTTCCAGAGAGTCCCTCTGTCATTCTCAGAGACTCATCAAACATGGGGATGtgaaataaatttgataaacCATTCctctggcccctcccctcccatttTAGTGATGAGGAAGCTGTGGTCCTCATGGAAGTTAGAGGCAAAGGCAGGACTCAGAAATGAGTCTCTAGATTTCTTCTGACATATTGAACCTTACCTGAGTCTTGTGCTCCCAGAAAAGAGCAGTGAGTAAAAAATTCTCCAGGAATTTTGTATTCTAGGAAATGGTGGGCCACAGAGAATTGCCCATCACCACATGAGCTAGAAGAGACTGTCTACTCTTTCTTTTGGTTCCCAAAAGACTTGAGATGACTTCTTTGTTTACCTGTGATAAGGTCAAACACAGACCTTTCCCCTTTTGCCTGAACTTGCTGACATGACCAGACACAGACCCTCCAACTTTGTCTCACGAATGATTAGCTGAGCTTAGAACTATTTTTCCCCTGAAACTAGCTGAACATATAGAGATAAACACTTCTGTTTCGCTAACTGGTTGAGAATTCTCCTGATTGCAAAACAACCTCAACTGTGAATCTCTCCACCTGTAACTTGTGCATTTCTCCCTATAAAAGTCTAAGGCAAAACCATCCTGCTGAGACATTCTGATCTTCAGATCTGGATGCTCTTCTTATTGCAATAGTCTGAATAAGGTCAATCTCCTTACCTGTTCAGTTTTTGTCTTTGACACTTAGTACTCTTTCCAATGCACCACAGTCCTTTCTATAAGTTAGCCTTACATGATAACTTTCTGACAGAGATATGTGATAGTGAGTTcaatcagggatattggtctatcattttcttgtactgtctttctctggctttggtatcagagtaatactggcctcatagaatgagtttagaagtgttccttacttttcaatttttttggataagtttgagaaggattggcgttaattctttaaatgttaggtagaattcaccagtgaaaccgtCTGGTCTTGGTTTTTCTgggttgggaggtttttgactcctgattcaatctctttattcattatttgtctgttcaaattttccatttataaGGTGCTTAGAACAGTGAGTTCTAGTGGCAAACAGTAAATGCCatataaatgcttgttaaataaaataattgtaaccTTAAGATCCCCAtattttccagcttctggggaCGACTTTCTATCTTAATGTCCAAAAGTTGTTGTGAAGTCcttaaatcttttgaaatttccATGTTTACTAAAATAGCAGTGAAGAGCATGGACTGGAGTCCAGCTTCTAGGGTTCAATTTCTCGCTTCAGGAATTCCCTAGCTGCCTTATCCTGAGAAAACCAGTTAATCTCTTTAAGCCTCAAAATGGGAGGAATattagtacctatctcataggatagttgtggggattaaatattatttaaaagcaCATAAACATAGTGTGTGgcacatagaaaataataaatactagttatgattattattacatttttgcACCTCTGCAAAAGTGAGAAATCAGTCCTGAATCCTAAGAAGGATCAAACCTTCAGTATGTTCCTGGTCCACAGAATTGTGTATTTTGGCTCCAGTATGGTCCAGGAACATGGTTCCTCCTCAAGTCAGGGATTCAGaattattgagcacctgtggGTTTAAGGACTCCTCAATCCAATACAGCTCTCTCTGCTGAGATAAATTACTACCCATTCCAGTTCTAAACATGTCTCGCTTGTAACATCCGCTGACAAATGTGACTGAAAAGATGTGGGAGGATGAGGGGGGAGCCAATCAGTAGTCCTAATCTGCTCTGTGCTGTACTCGTTCTCAGCTGGCTTTCTCCTTGGAGATGAGTATAAATAACGAGAGTTTTGTAAGGTGGTAAGTGTTAACAGTAAATTTTATAAACTAAACATCCTGggaatttcattaaaaacaaactttacttttgttttatacCTATCACACGTTTATTGAGAAAGATACAAAAAAGTAACaacagaaataagaaacaaaaacaacaaaaactcactAATTACAACTACATTTAGAGTTGTTCATTAAGAGTATATCAGGCATTGCAAAACTATCTCTTTTGCTCTTCCCATTCTCTATAATTTTCCTTCCCactaaaaatgttaacaattctTTAAGGctttttttaaagagcagttttagattcatagcaaaattgagaggaaggtagagAGATTTTCCATATACTTCCTGCCCACACACAGGCATAGCCTCCACCATAATCAACATCTTCCATCAGAGTTGTACATTTGTTACACTCAATGAACCTACATAGACACATCactatcacccaaagtccacagtttccattaaggttcactcttggtgttatgcattctgtgggtttggacaaatgtataatgacaggtGTCCATCATGGTATCATGCAGATTAttctcactgccctaaaaatcctctgggctctgccttcTCGTCCCTCCTACTCCATCCCAACGCCTGgaaatcactgatctttttacagAATGTTGTATTGTTGGCATCATACAGTATGCTGCCTTTTCAGatagatttctttcattttttaatatgcatttaaggttcctccacgtcttttcatcATTTGATAGTGTATTTCTTTTTAGAGATGAATGATATtgcattgtctggatggaccacagtttgtcCAGTAACCTATGGGaaaacatcttggttgcttccaagttttggcaattacaaataaagctgctataaacatccatgttcaggtttttatgtggacataagttttcagctctcttgggtaaataccaaggagtgtgattgctggataatatggtaagaGTACATTTAGGCAGATTCCTTGgcttagataaataaaaaatgattagAATGAGCCACTCAGAGTTACTGAGTATCTCAAAGACTAAATAAAGACTTTTGTATTTGTATCCTTTCAACAAGACAAACATTCTTAACTgacttttaaaagtataaaaaagactaaaataatacTAAGATAGTAAATTagtttttaaaggtattttaaaatttgatttcaaTACTAAAGTTACGTGCTATAAAAGATAAATCATTAGAAtagtttgcatttaaaaaataaatcaactaaGATTTCTAGGGAAAAAGAGGCCTCTATTTGTTTTATTACAGCAAGTTTTCTTAGATAAATTCATCCTGAGCACATGTTGAAATTCTTTGCTTGTCAATGGGAAAACTAACAACTGGATTACAGAATATACCAATTTGAAGTAAACTTACTTCTACCCTGCTTATATAGTCtatctgaaaaataatatttacataagcAACTAAGCTTGTAAGTGTGGATATTGCTTTATTTTACGTAGCTGTTAAAGGTCATAACCATGAAGTTGACAATTGAGAGCCATCTTCTCAGAGTTTTCAGGATCAAGTGATAAGTAAGGTAAATTTATCTGTTACTATAATTAGACATGAGAAGCAAAAAAATGTGTGTCTCTATGCAGTTGTTCCTAATGTCAGATAGTTAcctctttacatttctttgtttttgctacAAAGCTACCATGTCTTCCTGGATCTTATTGAATCATGAATTGGGTATTTATTTGTAGTAAATACATTTTAGGGAGAGATATTTCTTCTGACTCTACAAAgtggctttttattttaaattgtagtaTGTTTTCATAGGTCTGTTGACGTTTTTCTTTGATTATAGTTTAGAAGCAGATGTATGCTGTCTAGTCATCCATCCCTTTATCGTTCACTTTTCCTGTGGCATTTGCATTGATCAGCATTATATTCTATAGTCTCTATTATTTTCTATGTATCCAATAAGACTGTATATACCATAAAGGCAAAGTTTTGACTGTTTTCTTTCCTGCTATATCTTTGGTGCATAAAACAGAGTCAGGCACATAATAGGccctcaataagtatttgttgagtagGTGGTTGGATAAGTGAAGAGAATAGCTATAATGTCCACTGCGAGACATACCAGGTTTATTTAATCAATCCTCtattaatgaatatttgaatTGTGTCTTGATTTTCAGGCTTATGTAGATAATGCATCAATAAGCATCCTTGATTATTCTGGTGGACTTGGCGGCTGCCTCCTTAACATCCACTCCTTCTTCTTTTGATAACTGCTTTTATAATTATTCAGTTAACCAAACATATACCAAGAAGGCCATGTTTATTGCAGAATGGAAAGTCACTGCTTGCTCTGATGGTATGCCCTGTAACTTAATTGTAAGTTAATCAGCATAATCCCATTCGATTATTGGCTCAGAGATGtgcaaatgagaaaattcagTTAAAGAGACATGACATGATGTCTGCCAGGGCCTTCTGGGAAAGAAGCTTC containing:
- the LOC100051500 gene encoding serine protease 58, which gives rise to MKCCLIFAFMSAAVVLANDSKNEKLDLQEDFPVPYMVYLQSSPEPCVGSLIHPEWVLTAAHCPLPVKIRLGVYQPSIKNKKEQIRNYSLTVIYPEFNKETLENDLMMIKLSKPAALNSHVGTIAVAMEHLATNDTCFIPTWIWNEYKNLSDPDILTWINKHSLPFNDCQNMLDGRMIVNIMCVGQPLKSMSKIKEVSAAPAICSGRLRGILSWAKGSVTLGSEGFFTEVYSYARWIMKIINTH